The following proteins are encoded in a genomic region of Triticum dicoccoides isolate Atlit2015 ecotype Zavitan chromosome 1B, WEW_v2.0, whole genome shotgun sequence:
- the LOC119348675 gene encoding uncharacterized protein LOC119348675: MVPNGNGNLKADIQQVESKTSENDPGATDVNNLPTQNVSKQGNQRSGCLNFVNRFSSGAHFKKLGPSPSVKFRQLALQRDDFSRSIHSDNHDNHEHFRLIRKINWGHLWAMGKDWIRQPLNMALFVWIAVVSVSGAILFMVMTGMLNHALPSKSERDAWFEVNNQILNALFTLMCLYQHPMRIYNFVLLCRWDQKDILRLRKEYCKNGTYKPNEWMHMMVVVVFLNLNCFAQYALCGLNIGYRRSERPPLGVAVTISFAFGAALFASVYNIVSPLGKDYDADLREGDPEAQAGVTSTEGARPATSGRSLERRYSFLQSEERRFVESRPEWVGGLSDFWDSITIAYLSIFCSCCVFGWNVQRLGFGNMYVHIATFLLFCLAPFFIFNLAAVNINNETLREALGLTGIALCFFGLLYGGFWRIQMRKRFNLPGNPFCCRNPDVTDCFQWLCCCSCSLAQEVRTADYYDIAEERSYRGQVTGESQRVMSPLAREDGLPLFKSTPASPYRGSTAGQSIFIMESPSAPRRSSGATPPGASPTNGNMVMKAPAPSVVHREGEDES, from the coding sequence ATGGTTCCTAATGGTAATGGAAACCTCAAAGCTGATATTCAACAAGTAGAGTCAAAGACATCAGAAAATGATCCCGGAGCCACAGATGTCAACAATCTTCCCACTCAAAATGTTTCAAAACAAGGAAATCAGCGGAGTGGGTGTCTGAACTTTGTGAATCGCTTTTCTAGTGGTGCCCACTTTAAGAAGTTGGGCCCTTCTCCTTCAGTCAAGTTTCGACAGCTTGCACTTCAGCGTGATGATTTTTCGCGTTCAATCCATTCTGACAACCATGACAATCACGAACATTTTCGATTAATCAGGAAAATTAACTGGGGCCATCTGTGGGCAATGGGCAAGGATTGGATAAGGCAGCCTCTTAACATGGCCCTTTTCGTCTGGATTGCTGTTGTTTCTGTATCTGGTGCAATACTCTTCATGGTtatgactggaatgctgaatcatgCTTTGCCTAGCAAATCAGAAAGAGACGCCTGGTTTGAAGTGAACAATCAAATTTTGAATGCATTATTCACACTGATGTGCCTTTACCAACACCCAATGCGGATCTATAACTTTGTGCTTTTGTGTCGATGGGACCAAAAGGACATTTTAAGGCTTAGGAAAGAATACTGCAAAAATGGTACATACAAGCCTAATGAGTGGATGCACATGATGGTGGTTGTAGTCTTTCTTAATTTGAACTGCTTTGCCCAGTATGCCTTGTGTGGTCTCAACATAGGATACCGCAGATCTGAAAGGCCTCCTCTTGGTGTCGCCGTGACTATTTCTTTTGCATTTGGGGCCGCGTTATTCGCCAGTGTGTATAACATTGTCAGTCCTCTTGGGAAGGATTATGATGCAGATCTGAGAGAAGGTGATCCAGAAGCACAAGCTGGGGTCACCTCAACTGAAGGCGCCAGGCCAGCAACTTCAGGGAGGTCACTTGAgagaagatactcttttcttcaaaGCGAAGAGCGCCGTTTCGTGGAGAGCAGGCCTGAGTGGGTCGGCGGACTATCAGATTTCTGGGACAGCATAACCATTGCATACTTGTCAATTTTCTGCAGCTGCTGTGTGTTCGGGTGGAACGTGCAGAGGCTTGGATTCGGCAACATGTATGTCCACATTGCAACATTCCTGCTCTTTTGCCTGGCTCCGTTCTTCATCTTCAACCTGGCTGCAGTCAATATCAACAACGAAACCCTGCGAGAAGCGCTGGGGCTCACAGGCATCGCACTTTGCTTCTTCGGTTTGCTGTATGGTGGCTTCTGGAGAATACAGATGAGGAAGAGATTCAACCTCCCTGGGAACCCCTTCTGCTGCCGTAACCCCGATGTGACGGATTGCTTCCAGTGGCTGTGTTGCTGCTCATGCTCTCTTGCTCAGGAGGTGAGGACTGCTGATTACTATGACATTGCAGAGGAGAGGTCATACAGAGGGCAGGTAACCGGGGAGAGTCAGCGTGTGATGTCCCCATTGGCTCGTGAAGACGGTCTGCCGCTTTTCAAGTCAACTCCAGCCTCGCCGTACAGGGGCAGCACAGCTGGTCAGTCCATTTTCATCATGGAGAGCCCATCAGCTCCACGGAGGTCGTCCGGTGCAACCCCTCCCGGCGCTTCGCCGACGAACGGCAACATGGTGATGAAGGCGCCTGCTCCATCTGTTGTACACAGAGAAGGTGAAGATGAATCGTAG